A single genomic interval of Aegicerativicinus sediminis harbors:
- a CDS encoding OmpH family outer membrane protein — protein sequence MKHLKTLLFAAILFVGATAMMNAQSKVAHINTTQLVEAMPAMKNAQAELEKLQKTYEAEIKTMATEFDNKVKQYRAEADNQTEEENAKRAQEVQTMEQSIRQYQGQAQQDLQKKEAELLKPIFEQAKAAIQRVAKAQGIQYVLDSTQGSGVIVADGKDLMPDVKKELGI from the coding sequence ATGAAACACTTAAAAACCCTATTATTTGCTGCTATTCTATTTGTTGGTGCAACGGCGATGATGAATGCCCAATCTAAAGTAGCGCATATTAACACAACTCAACTGGTGGAGGCTATGCCGGCGATGAAAAATGCACAGGCAGAGCTAGAGAAGTTGCAGAAGACTTATGAGGCGGAGATCAAAACTATGGCTACCGAGTTTGATAATAAGGTTAAACAATACCGCGCTGAAGCAGATAATCAAACAGAGGAAGAAAACGCTAAACGTGCCCAAGAAGTTCAAACCATGGAGCAATCTATTCGTCAATACCAGGGTCAGGCACAGCAAGATCTTCAAAAAAAGGAAGCAGAATTACTTAAGCCTATTTTTGAGCAAGCAAAAGCTGCAATCCAAAGAGTTGCTAAAGCACAAGGAATTCAGTACGTATTAGATTCTACTCAAGGGTCAGGCGTTATTGTTGCTGATGGTAAAGACCTTATGCCAGATGTAAAAAAAGAATTAGGAATTTAA
- the murI gene encoding glutamate racemase, translating to MSKKPIGLFDSGVGGTSIFRAIHSLLPFENTIYLADSKNAPYGEKSKVDIIALSKKNTELLLDFGCKLIVVACNTATTNAIKTLREKFTLPFIGIEPAIKPAALKTNSGTIGILATKGTLSSELFNSTFHQHASHLKVIEQVGEGIVELIENGQIYSKEMEELLKSYMQPMISANIDYLVLGCTHYPYIIPMLRKLLPENVTIIDSGEAVARQTKNVLIQHDLLRTEENLNPKNEFYTNGKVSVLSEILNGDYPVTFKNF from the coding sequence ATGAGTAAAAAACCAATTGGTTTATTCGATTCAGGCGTCGGTGGCACTTCAATATTTAGGGCAATACATTCTTTATTACCATTTGAAAACACCATTTACCTTGCGGATAGCAAGAATGCTCCATATGGCGAAAAATCCAAAGTAGATATCATAGCCTTAAGTAAAAAAAATACGGAATTACTTTTAGACTTTGGCTGTAAGCTTATTGTGGTGGCATGTAACACTGCCACTACGAATGCAATAAAAACTTTAAGGGAAAAATTTACATTGCCCTTTATTGGTATCGAACCCGCAATAAAACCTGCAGCATTAAAAACCAATTCTGGGACAATTGGAATTTTAGCTACAAAGGGAACCTTAAGCAGTGAATTATTTAATTCAACTTTCCATCAACACGCCAGCCATTTAAAGGTAATTGAACAGGTCGGAGAAGGTATTGTAGAACTTATTGAAAATGGCCAAATCTATTCAAAGGAAATGGAAGAACTGCTTAAATCTTATATGCAACCTATGATAAGTGCAAATATTGACTACCTCGTATTGGGTTGTACACATTACCCTTACATAATACCAATGTTACGAAAACTGCTGCCTGAAAATGTAACTATCATAGATTCGGGTGAAGCTGTTGCAAGACAAACCAAGAATGTATTAATTCAGCATGACTTATTAAGGACGGAAGAAAATCTAAATCCAAAAAATGAATTTTATACTAATGGGAAGGTATCTGTTTTGTCAGAAATCTTAAATGGGGATTATCCTGTAACATTTAAAAATTTCTGA
- a CDS encoding gamma carbonic anhydrase family protein — MPIIKEVNGKSPLIPDNCFIAENATIVGDVTLGDECSVWFNAVVRGDVHFIKMGNKVNIQDGAVIHCTYKKSPTIIGNNVSIGHNAIVHGCTIQDNVLIGMGSIVMDDCIVESNSIIAAGAVVVQNTHVEAGCIYAGVPAKKIKDISEELISNQIDRIANNYVHYSSWFKE, encoded by the coding sequence ATGCCCATCATTAAAGAAGTAAACGGTAAATCTCCCCTTATACCTGATAACTGCTTCATAGCGGAAAATGCAACAATTGTGGGTGACGTAACTTTGGGCGATGAATGTTCGGTATGGTTTAATGCGGTGGTAAGAGGAGATGTTCACTTTATAAAAATGGGTAATAAGGTAAATATCCAAGATGGAGCCGTTATTCACTGCACATACAAAAAATCTCCCACCATTATAGGCAATAATGTTTCAATTGGTCATAATGCCATAGTGCATGGTTGTACAATTCAAGACAATGTGCTAATTGGGATGGGTAGTATTGTAATGGATGATTGTATTGTGGAAAGCAATAGCATTATTGCTGCTGGAGCCGTAGTAGTTCAAAATACACATGTAGAGGCAGGCTGTATTTACGCCGGGGTTCCTGCCAAGAAGATTAAAGATATCAGTGAAGAATTGATATCAAATCAAATCGATCGCATTGCCAATAATTATGTGCATTATTCTAGTTGGTTTAAGGAATAA
- a CDS encoding PorP/SprF family type IX secretion system membrane protein — protein sequence MKLYKALTVVFLLIITASAPAQEGLPIYSDYLTDNYYLIHPSMAGVSNCAKIRLTGRKQWFDQDDAPSLNTLSIHSRIGESPSAVGGILFNDKNGYHSQLGGYLTYAHHLMFSRNEIDLNMLSFGLSAGFIQYRLDSSDFQIFDPIIPDGSDLSAINFNVDVGASYFFLDFYAHLTVKNLLNNDGINLNEQGFSFQNLRTFLASAGYVYHKLGSTWSFEPSIMIMHRDATAETLFDLNGKAYKDMEFGRLWGGLSYRRSLDGAQYLDGSGVSEQKLQYFTPFLGVDYKQFMFAYTYSYQANSVVFNNGGFHQLTIGYNFNCRKKHYDCECPAIN from the coding sequence ATGAAATTATATAAAGCGCTAACCGTTGTGTTTCTTTTGATAATAACTGCTAGTGCACCTGCCCAAGAAGGCCTTCCTATTTATTCAGATTATCTAACAGATAATTATTATTTAATTCACCCCTCTATGGCCGGGGTTTCTAATTGTGCCAAGATTCGATTAACGGGGAGGAAACAATGGTTCGATCAGGATGATGCCCCAAGCTTGAATACATTGAGTATACATAGTAGAATAGGAGAATCTCCTTCTGCAGTAGGCGGTATTTTATTTAATGATAAGAATGGGTATCATTCCCAATTAGGAGGGTACCTTACCTATGCCCATCATTTAATGTTTTCTAGGAATGAAATAGACCTAAATATGTTATCTTTTGGTCTTAGTGCTGGTTTTATCCAGTACCGTCTAGATTCATCAGATTTTCAAATATTCGATCCAATTATACCAGATGGTTCAGATTTATCTGCTATTAATTTTAATGTTGATGTAGGGGCTTCTTATTTTTTTCTAGATTTTTATGCTCATTTAACGGTTAAGAACCTATTAAATAATGATGGAATTAATTTAAATGAACAAGGGTTTAGTTTTCAAAATCTTCGAACATTTTTGGCTTCTGCGGGTTATGTTTACCATAAACTTGGCAGTACTTGGAGTTTTGAGCCTTCCATTATGATAATGCATAGGGATGCCACTGCCGAAACGTTGTTTGATTTAAATGGAAAAGCTTACAAAGACATGGAATTTGGTCGATTGTGGGGAGGTCTTTCTTATAGAAGGAGTTTGGATGGAGCCCAATATTTAGATGGGTCTGGAGTTAGTGAGCAAAAACTACAATATTTCACGCCATTTTTAGGAGTCGATTATAAGCAATTTATGTTTGCATATACTTATTCGTATCAAGCAAACTCAGTTGTATTTAATAACGGTGGCTTCCACCAACTTACCATTGGATATAATTTTAATTGTAGAAAGAAACATTACGATTGCGAATGTCCAGCAATTAATTGA
- a CDS encoding NifU family protein, with protein sequence MEITIKPTTNPKIIKFEASEFLVKNKGYEFANIDEAKDSPLAQQLFYLPFIKKVYISGNFIALERYDIVEWEDVQEEVREQLESYLNDDGIVVNETDFKKVPVTVYAESTPNPSVMKFVANKKFVEQPWEFSNLDEAISSPLATELFQYPFVKSIYFDENFISLTKYERSNWDEVIMEIREFIRTYIENGNLIIEKGINKTDTGNQIIQPSENLSETSKEIINLLDEYVKPAVAGDGGNIVFQSYDEDTKTVSVILQGACSGCPSSTITLKNGIQTMLQQMLGEKVKEVVALNG encoded by the coding sequence ATGGAAATCACTATAAAACCTACAACAAACCCAAAGATTATTAAGTTTGAGGCTTCAGAATTTTTGGTTAAAAACAAAGGCTATGAATTTGCTAATATAGATGAAGCGAAAGACAGCCCACTTGCTCAGCAATTATTTTATTTGCCATTCATAAAAAAGGTTTATATATCTGGAAATTTTATTGCCTTAGAGCGATATGATATTGTGGAGTGGGAAGATGTACAAGAAGAGGTAAGGGAACAGCTTGAGAGCTATTTAAACGATGATGGAATAGTTGTAAATGAAACGGATTTCAAAAAAGTTCCGGTTACAGTTTATGCCGAAAGCACGCCTAACCCTTCGGTTATGAAATTTGTCGCTAATAAAAAATTCGTGGAACAGCCATGGGAATTCTCCAACCTAGATGAGGCAATTTCATCTCCCTTGGCAACTGAATTATTTCAATACCCATTCGTAAAAAGCATCTACTTTGACGAAAATTTTATTTCACTTACTAAATATGAACGCTCCAATTGGGATGAAGTTATAATGGAAATTCGTGAATTTATACGAACCTACATTGAAAATGGCAACCTAATTATAGAAAAGGGAATTAATAAAACGGATACAGGAAACCAAATAATTCAACCAAGTGAAAATCTTAGTGAGACCTCTAAAGAAATAATTAATTTATTGGACGAATATGTAAAACCCGCTGTTGCTGGAGATGGAGGTAACATTGTTTTTCAATCATATGATGAGGATACAAAAACGGTGAGCGTAATTCTTCAGGGTGCATGTAGCGGATGTCCATCTTCTACTATTACATTGAAAAATGGTATACAAACCATGCTTCAACAAATGCTTGGCGAGAAAGTAAAAGAAGTGGTTGCGTTAAATGGCTAA
- a CDS encoding dodecin family protein, whose translation MSVLKVIEILASSPTGWEDAAANAIAEASKSVKNIKSCYVKDHSAVVKDGKISEFRVNVKITFKVE comes from the coding sequence ATGTCTGTATTAAAAGTTATCGAAATATTAGCTAGTTCACCTACCGGCTGGGAGGATGCTGCCGCAAATGCAATAGCAGAAGCTTCAAAAAGTGTTAAAAACATCAAGTCGTGTTATGTCAAAGATCATTCGGCCGTAGTGAAAGATGGCAAGATTTCCGAATTTCGGGTAAATGTAAAAATCACCTTCAAGGTGGAATAA
- a CDS encoding mechanosensitive ion channel family protein, which yields MEITTWINKAYDLLLEYGPKVLMAIVIWIIGIWIIKIVVKNVRKRLEKNDHDPSLKNFLTNLLDWVLKVVLILAVLSVVGFEPTSFAAVIAAAGLAIGLALQGSLANFAGGVLIMLFKPIKIGDYIEAQGEAGTVKEIEIFTTKLLSPDNKEIIIPNGALSNNNIVNYSSQPQRRIDLVFGVGYDSDIKQTKEILMQQLTSHPNVLQDPPPVVALTELGDSSINFVARPWVKTENYWPTYFAIMENTKNALDAAGIEIPYPHNVQINKQE from the coding sequence ATGGAAATTACAACTTGGATTAATAAAGCTTATGATTTACTCCTAGAATATGGGCCAAAGGTCCTCATGGCTATTGTAATATGGATTATAGGAATTTGGATAATTAAAATAGTCGTCAAAAACGTAAGGAAACGTTTGGAAAAGAATGATCACGATCCCAGTTTAAAAAATTTCCTAACAAACTTACTCGATTGGGTTTTAAAGGTTGTTTTAATTCTTGCCGTATTGAGTGTTGTTGGTTTTGAACCCACATCTTTTGCTGCGGTAATTGCTGCAGCCGGTTTGGCCATAGGTTTAGCTCTCCAAGGATCACTTGCTAATTTTGCTGGAGGTGTTCTTATCATGCTTTTCAAGCCAATTAAAATAGGCGATTATATAGAAGCACAAGGAGAGGCTGGGACCGTTAAAGAAATTGAAATATTCACCACAAAATTGTTATCCCCAGATAATAAGGAAATTATAATACCTAATGGTGCCCTCTCCAATAACAATATTGTTAATTATAGCAGCCAGCCGCAACGAAGAATCGACTTGGTGTTTGGTGTAGGTTATGATTCAGATATTAAGCAAACCAAGGAAATTTTAATGCAGCAACTAACTTCTCATCCAAATGTGTTGCAAGACCCTCCCCCAGTTGTAGCGCTAACCGAGCTCGGGGACAGTTCTATAAATTTTGTTGCAAGACCTTGGGTAAAAACAGAAAATTACTGGCCAACTTATTTCGCCATTATGGAAAATACCAAAAATGCGTTAGATGCAGCTGGCATAGAAATACCATATCCACACAACGTTCAAATAAACAAACAGGAATAA
- the tsaB gene encoding tRNA (adenosine(37)-N6)-threonylcarbamoyltransferase complex dimerization subunit type 1 TsaB, translated as MAFILNLETTTTNCSVSLARDGKVLQLIEDKTPGYSHSELLHVFIEKVIIEVGESFKALDAVAISKGPGSYTGLRIGVAAAKGLAFALNIPLISIDTMMVLAKACNVSNGFIIPMIDARRMEVYSSVFNSKLENLKPVRPNILNETTFLEYLNQDKCYFIGNSNEKARTVIQHSNAIFMNEPQLPSSNYMVDLSFSKFEKKEFEDVAYFEPNYLKGFVGTKP; from the coding sequence ATGGCATTCATTTTAAATCTTGAAACAACTACCACCAATTGCTCTGTTTCTTTAGCGAGGGATGGAAAAGTTTTACAACTTATTGAGGATAAGACTCCAGGCTATTCACATTCAGAATTATTGCATGTTTTTATTGAAAAAGTAATTATTGAGGTTGGGGAATCATTTAAAGCCTTAGACGCAGTGGCCATTAGCAAAGGTCCCGGGTCTTATACCGGATTGAGAATTGGCGTAGCAGCAGCCAAAGGATTGGCCTTTGCATTGAATATTCCTTTGATTTCAATTGATACAATGATGGTGCTGGCAAAAGCTTGTAATGTCTCAAATGGCTTTATTATTCCAATGATTGATGCTAGGCGCATGGAAGTTTATAGTTCTGTGTTCAATTCTAAATTAGAAAATCTGAAACCGGTACGGCCTAATATTCTCAATGAAACCACTTTTTTAGAATATTTGAATCAAGACAAGTGCTATTTTATCGGGAATTCTAATGAAAAGGCTAGAACCGTAATTCAACATTCCAACGCCATATTCATGAACGAACCCCAATTACCATCTTCAAATTATATGGTAGATTTATCCTTTTCCAAATTTGAAAAAAAAGAATTTGAAGATGTAGCCTATTTTGAACCTAATTACCTTAAAGGGTTTGTTGGAACAAAACCCTAA
- a CDS encoding efflux RND transporter periplasmic adaptor subunit, with the protein MSRKTIIILVLSVVVVLALLIAGKKAGWFGKPANLKQVEVEEVSIKTIVEKVSATGKIQPEVEVKISSEVSGEIIELPFAEGDQVNKGDLLVKINPDLIQSAFNRSQATYLNVKAGLEQAEASLKEAKANYDRNKSLFDKGVISKAEWDRSVAAYETAEAAKNSAYYSVQSAAASVNEARDNLGRTTIYAPMSGTISKLNVELGERVVGTQQMAGTEILRVANLNNMEVEVDVNENDIVKVEIGDSTIVEVDAYLNKEFRGIVTEIANSAEGELTADQVTNFKVKVRIVEESYADLVEGKPESYSPFRPGMTATVDVLTETQNNTLAVPISAIVIKSDTSSTKFGEGGELKNPSTTNTDQKFECVFLNNNGKAKLKVVTTGIQDDSYIQVLSGIDEGDDIITGPYNLVSKTLRSGDIVEVSKGEE; encoded by the coding sequence ATGTCTAGGAAGACCATAATAATTTTAGTTTTATCTGTTGTTGTTGTTTTAGCACTACTTATTGCCGGAAAAAAGGCAGGATGGTTTGGTAAACCTGCTAATTTGAAGCAGGTAGAAGTTGAAGAAGTATCGATTAAAACTATTGTTGAAAAGGTCTCAGCTACGGGTAAAATACAACCCGAAGTAGAAGTGAAAATTTCGAGTGAAGTTTCAGGTGAAATTATTGAATTGCCTTTTGCAGAGGGTGATCAGGTTAATAAAGGTGATTTGTTGGTGAAAATAAATCCAGATTTAATCCAATCCGCATTTAACAGATCTCAAGCTACTTATTTAAATGTAAAAGCAGGTTTGGAGCAGGCAGAGGCTTCATTAAAGGAAGCTAAAGCCAATTATGATAGGAACAAAAGTTTATTCGATAAGGGAGTTATTTCCAAAGCGGAATGGGATAGGTCTGTTGCAGCTTACGAAACTGCTGAAGCAGCCAAGAATTCAGCTTATTATTCGGTTCAAAGTGCAGCTGCAAGTGTTAATGAGGCTAGGGATAATTTGGGGAGAACTACTATATACGCTCCTATGAGTGGCACAATTTCGAAGCTAAATGTTGAGTTAGGAGAACGCGTAGTTGGTACCCAGCAGATGGCAGGTACCGAAATTTTGCGCGTTGCTAATCTCAATAATATGGAGGTTGAGGTGGATGTGAATGAAAATGATATTGTTAAGGTTGAAATAGGTGATTCTACCATTGTTGAAGTAGATGCTTACTTAAATAAAGAATTTAGAGGAATTGTAACCGAAATCGCTAATTCTGCAGAAGGGGAATTAACTGCCGATCAGGTAACGAACTTTAAAGTGAAGGTAAGGATTGTCGAAGAATCTTATGCGGATCTTGTGGAAGGAAAACCTGAGTCCTATTCGCCCTTTCGACCTGGGATGACTGCTACAGTCGATGTTTTAACTGAAACTCAAAATAATACTTTGGCAGTACCTATAAGTGCTATTGTTATAAAATCTGATACTTCTTCGACAAAATTTGGAGAAGGAGGTGAGCTTAAAAATCCTTCGACTACTAATACAGACCAAAAGTTTGAGTGTGTCTTCTTAAATAATAATGGTAAAGCCAAGCTGAAGGTTGTAACTACAGGAATTCAAGATGATAGTTATATACAAGTACTATCTGGTATAGATGAGGGTGATGATATTATTACAGGACCTTATAACCTCGTTTCTAAAACTCTTCGCTCAGGTGATATTGTGGAAGTCTCTAAAGGTGAAGAATAA
- a CDS encoding TolC family protein, translating into MSGFNTYSLEMKNTFALVLVFVSFQFFGQVKEWTLKECVDYAVENNISIKQSLLDVELAELSKSDAVMAFLPNLNANASYNINTGANINPATNQFENQTFKSLSGGASSGINIFSGLQNWRNLQRAKLSKFASLYQLDKMKDDISLFVANAYLQILFNKEQLKVLQAQNELTGENLQRTQDLVDAGVLPEGDLLEIKATNATQLQNIIEAENNLFISRLGLAQLLQLKDYANFRIADVPEFNISDAILTNSATTIVSKAKEERNEVKIAEMNLEIAEKDLALSRGNYYPTISGFVSYNTRWSSSQLDPFTREQIAFIDQLYLFDGTAVGLRLNVPIFNGLSVRNNVGRSKVNLKRSEFQLEQAELDLEADVYQAYNDAKNAKKAYEAALITEEARKLAFEYAKERYDVGLSNAFDFNQSRTQYENAQSDVIRTKYDYIFKLKVVEFYFGIPITELNTF; encoded by the coding sequence ATGAGTGGTTTCAATACCTATAGCTTAGAAATGAAAAATACATTTGCATTAGTACTGGTTTTCGTAAGTTTCCAATTTTTTGGCCAGGTTAAAGAATGGACTTTAAAAGAATGTGTCGATTATGCCGTTGAGAATAATATTTCAATAAAGCAGTCCTTATTAGATGTTGAATTGGCCGAACTTTCAAAAAGCGATGCTGTAATGGCATTTCTTCCAAATTTAAACGCTAACGCATCCTACAATATAAATACAGGTGCTAACATCAACCCCGCCACGAACCAATTTGAAAATCAAACTTTTAAATCTCTTTCTGGAGGGGCAAGTTCTGGGATAAACATTTTTTCTGGACTCCAAAATTGGAGAAATTTACAAAGAGCAAAATTGTCCAAATTTGCATCTCTTTATCAACTAGATAAGATGAAAGATGACATCTCGTTATTTGTGGCGAATGCATATCTTCAAATTTTGTTTAATAAAGAGCAATTAAAGGTTCTTCAGGCGCAGAATGAATTGACTGGTGAAAATTTACAACGGACCCAAGATTTGGTTGATGCTGGAGTGTTGCCTGAAGGTGATTTACTCGAAATTAAGGCAACCAATGCTACACAGTTGCAGAATATCATAGAAGCTGAGAACAATTTATTTATCTCCCGCCTTGGCTTAGCACAGCTATTGCAATTAAAAGATTATGCAAATTTCCGTATTGCCGATGTCCCAGAGTTTAATATATCTGACGCCATTTTAACCAATTCGGCTACAACAATCGTATCTAAGGCAAAAGAGGAGAGAAACGAAGTGAAAATAGCTGAAATGAATCTCGAGATTGCGGAAAAAGATTTGGCTTTATCTAGGGGTAATTATTACCCAACTATTTCAGGGTTTGTAAGCTATAATACAAGGTGGTCCAGTTCGCAATTAGATCCCTTTACTCGCGAACAGATTGCGTTTATTGATCAACTTTATTTATTCGATGGTACTGCTGTAGGTCTTAGATTAAATGTACCTATTTTTAACGGATTGAGCGTTAGAAATAATGTTGGTAGAAGTAAAGTGAACCTAAAAAGATCTGAGTTTCAATTAGAGCAGGCTGAATTAGATTTAGAAGCAGATGTCTATCAAGCCTATAATGATGCAAAAAATGCTAAGAAAGCTTATGAAGCGGCACTAATAACTGAAGAGGCAAGAAAGTTAGCCTTCGAATATGCAAAGGAACGTTATGATGTTGGCTTGTCTAATGCTTTCGATTTTAACCAAAGTAGAACTCAGTACGAAAACGCTCAGTCTGATGTGATAAGAACCAAGTACGATTATATTTTTAAACTGAAGGTTGTTGAATTCTATTTTGGAATTCCAATAACCGAACTTAATACTTTTTAG
- a CDS encoding efflux RND transporter periplasmic adaptor subunit: MKRRTTLIILISIVALFAVALWYLWSKNQEDPVKYTTESPLEKTIVVQTVATGSIVPKEEVLIKPNISGVVEEVYVEAGEYVQSGDLIAKIRVIPNVSSLTSAKNSIATNSTALETAEINFQTQKTNYDRQKALFDKGVISANDFEGIQNSYLQAKQSVEQARINLNSARQNYDIVKTGTTSGLGNIAQTQVRATVSGMVLDVPVKEGNQVIEANNFNEGTSIASLADVKKMIFEGKVDESEVGKIKEGLPLEISVGAIENQKFDAVLDYIAPKGIEENGAVQFEIKGSIKKIDSTFIRAGLSANASIILNKAENVLAIKEALVQYDRDTQKPYVEVQVGDQKFERKNVELGISDGIFVQVKNGISKDDKIKVWNQLQGMPQYARN, from the coding sequence ATGAAAAGAAGAACTACATTAATCATACTTATTTCAATAGTTGCGCTTTTTGCAGTGGCACTATGGTATTTATGGAGTAAGAATCAGGAAGATCCAGTTAAATACACTACAGAATCACCATTGGAGAAAACAATTGTAGTACAAACTGTGGCCACAGGAAGTATAGTTCCGAAAGAAGAGGTTTTAATTAAGCCCAATATTTCCGGAGTTGTGGAGGAAGTGTATGTGGAGGCTGGAGAGTATGTGCAATCGGGCGACCTTATTGCAAAAATTAGGGTAATCCCAAATGTATCTTCATTAACAAGTGCAAAGAATTCCATAGCTACTAATTCAACAGCCTTGGAAACCGCTGAAATTAATTTTCAAACCCAGAAAACAAATTACGATCGCCAAAAAGCCCTTTTTGATAAAGGAGTCATTTCTGCTAATGATTTTGAAGGAATTCAAAATTCCTATTTACAGGCGAAGCAAAGTGTGGAACAGGCAAGGATTAATTTGAATTCTGCTCGCCAGAATTATGATATCGTAAAAACAGGGACAACATCAGGTCTAGGTAATATCGCTCAAACCCAAGTGAGAGCCACTGTATCAGGAATGGTTTTGGATGTACCAGTAAAAGAAGGAAACCAAGTAATTGAGGCTAATAACTTTAATGAAGGCACTAGTATAGCTTCCCTAGCGGATGTTAAAAAAATGATTTTTGAAGGCAAAGTTGATGAAAGTGAGGTAGGAAAGATTAAAGAAGGTTTACCTCTAGAAATTAGTGTTGGGGCCATTGAAAACCAAAAATTTGATGCTGTTCTAGATTATATTGCCCCAAAAGGAATTGAAGAAAATGGTGCAGTTCAATTTGAAATCAAGGGTAGCATTAAAAAAATTGACTCCACTTTTATTAGGGCAGGTCTTAGTGCCAATGCCTCCATTATTTTAAATAAAGCTGAAAATGTTCTGGCAATTAAAGAAGCCTTGGTGCAATACGATCGAGATACCCAAAAACCATATGTTGAAGTTCAGGTCGGTGACCAAAAGTTTGAAAGAAAAAATGTTGAGCTAGGGATAAGTGATGGTATTTTCGTTCAAGTAAAAAATGGTATTTCAAAAGATGATAAAATCAAAGTTTGGAATCAATTACAAGGTATGCCACAATACGCTAGAAATTAA
- a CDS encoding ABC transporter permease produces the protein MFSRERWNEILEALNANKFRTILTAFGVFWGISILVLLLALTNGLRNGVMADFSNFATNSMFMWAQRTSIPYKGLPNNRRFNYDLSDVTTLKAQMPELKYVSPRNQLGGYMGANNVIRGTRTGAFQVNADYPEFINQQPMDILMGRFISYSDIEAKRKVCVIGKDVIKALYDKNEEVIGSYVKISGVNFMVVGVFNMPNSQGNREEEANTIFIPFTSFAQAFNSGNNVGWMAITAYDDYNISDIKQKVFDILKSRHNIAPNDDRAIGHWDLAEQFGRVNGLFNILSWVGYFVGALVLLSGIIGISNIMLIVVKERTNEIGVRRAMGATPFVIKSQILQESLILTLLSGMAGISFAAGVIWLINYLLSQSGPVENFSNPSVSMNVVIVALLILVISGLLAGLIPANSATKMKPVDALRTE, from the coding sequence ATGTTTAGTAGAGAACGTTGGAATGAAATTTTAGAGGCTTTAAACGCGAACAAGTTTAGAACCATTTTAACCGCATTCGGGGTGTTTTGGGGAATTTCCATTTTGGTATTATTGCTAGCGTTGACCAATGGATTAAGAAATGGTGTAATGGCCGATTTCAGCAATTTTGCTACAAACTCCATGTTTATGTGGGCTCAACGGACTTCAATTCCTTATAAGGGTTTACCAAACAATCGAAGGTTTAATTATGATCTTAGCGATGTTACCACTTTAAAGGCTCAAATGCCAGAACTTAAATATGTTTCTCCAAGAAATCAGTTAGGTGGATATATGGGTGCCAATAATGTTATTCGAGGCACACGTACTGGTGCTTTTCAAGTGAATGCGGATTATCCTGAATTCATCAACCAACAACCGATGGATATTTTGATGGGGAGATTTATCAGTTACTCAGATATTGAAGCCAAACGTAAAGTGTGTGTTATTGGGAAAGATGTAATCAAAGCTTTATACGATAAAAATGAAGAGGTAATAGGAAGCTATGTCAAAATAAGCGGGGTCAATTTTATGGTGGTTGGTGTATTCAATATGCCTAATAGCCAGGGAAATAGAGAAGAAGAAGCAAATACTATTTTTATTCCGTTTACTTCTTTTGCCCAAGCTTTTAATAGTGGAAATAATGTTGGTTGGATGGCTATTACTGCTTATGATGACTATAATATCTCTGATATCAAACAAAAGGTTTTTGATATACTAAAATCAAGGCATAATATTGCGCCTAATGATGATAGAGCAATAGGTCATTGGGACTTGGCTGAGCAATTTGGAAGAGTTAATGGCCTATTTAATATTCTATCTTGGGTAGGTTATTTTGTTGGTGCCCTTGTACTTTTGTCGGGAATTATAGGCATAAGTAATATAATGTTGATTGTGGTTAAGGAGCGTACCAACGAAATTGGAGTTCGCCGAGCCATGGGAGCCACACCATTTGTTATTAAATCTCAAATATTACAGGAAAGTCTTATCCTAACCCTTTTATCAGGGATGGCAGGAATTTCCTTTGCGGCAGGTGTTATTTGGCTAATAAATTATCTTTTGTCTCAGAGTGGACCCGTCGAAAATTTTTCTAACCCAAGTGTTAGTATGAATGTTGTTATTGTCGCACTATTAATATTGGTTATTTCTGGTCTTTTGGCTGGATTAATTCCTGCAAACAGTGCCACTAAAATGAAACCCGTGGATGCGTTAAGAACCGAATAA